A genome region from Blochmannia endosymbiont of Polyrhachis (Hedomyrma) turneri includes the following:
- the lpcA gene encoding D-sedoheptulose 7-phosphate isomerase: protein MYHDLIRNEFFESIKLMQIFSSDDRLVQSIEDASRVIVSVFKNGGKVLSCGNGGSHCNAMHFSEELTGRYRQARPGYPAIVISDPSYFSCVSNDFGYEYVFSRYLESVGTNRDVLLSISTSGQSINILNAINAAYNMGMQVISLTGNKYKSEDHDNSRYDNTIDLKSNAISVEISVPYSEYSDRIQDVHIKIIHILILLIEKEMLK from the coding sequence ATGTATCATGATTTAATTCGCAATGAGTTTTTTGAATCGATAAAGTTAATGCAGATTTTTAGTTCGGATGATAGACTGGTTCAGTCTATTGAGGATGCATCTCGTGTTATTGTTAGTGTTTTTAAAAATGGAGGTAAGGTATTATCTTGTGGGAACGGTGGTTCACATTGTAACGCTATGCATTTTTCGGAAGAGTTGACAGGACGTTATAGACAAGCTCGACCAGGGTATCCAGCAATTGTGATTTCTGATCCTTCGTATTTTTCTTGTGTTAGTAATGATTTTGGTTATGAATATGTTTTTTCTCGTTATTTGGAATCAGTTGGTACTAATCGTGATGTATTATTAAGTATTTCTACTTCTGGACAGTCTATCAATATTTTAAATGCAATTAATGCTGCTTATAATATGGGAATGCAGGTAATTTCATTAACTGGTAATAAATATAAAAGCGAAGATCATGATAATAGTCGATATGATAATACAATTGATTTAAAAAGTAATGCTATTTCTGTAGAAATTTCTGTACCTTATTCTGAATATTCGGATCGTATTCAAGATGTGCATATAAAAATTATTCATATATTAATTTTATTAATTGAGAAAGAAATGTTAAAGTAA
- the dnaQ gene encoding DNA polymerase III subunit epsilon: MNDKILRQVVLDTETTGMSKDKPHYKGHRIIEIAAVEIVNRRLTNHFFHVYLNPSRNIDSEAFSIHGISEHFLYDKPKFSEISNDFLNFVSGSELIVHNALFDIGFIDYEFSMLTNNVEKITSFCNVIDTLQLARRLFPGKRNSLNALCERYYIDNSARRVHSALIDARLLAQVFLSMTGGQIQMFFMNDHPEICDMEYYDVDKNKLCDISSSNCIQLPMIRVIYANKFEVELHERYLNILEKNSSQGVCIWRNKKYIVVNRSNS; the protein is encoded by the coding sequence ATGAATGACAAGATTCTTAGGCAAGTTGTTTTAGATACAGAAACTACTGGAATGAGTAAAGACAAACCTCATTATAAGGGTCATCGTATAATAGAAATTGCTGCAGTAGAAATTGTCAATCGCCGTTTAACAAATCATTTTTTTCATGTATATCTTAATCCTAGTCGTAATATTGACTCAGAAGCTTTTAGTATTCATGGAATTAGCGAGCATTTTTTATATGATAAACCGAAATTTTCTGAAATATCAAATGATTTTTTAAATTTTGTGTCTGGGAGTGAATTAATAGTTCATAATGCTTTGTTTGATATAGGTTTTATAGATTATGAATTTTCAATGTTAACAAATAATGTAGAAAAAATAACTTCATTCTGTAATGTTATAGACACTTTACAATTAGCTCGGAGATTATTTCCTGGAAAAAGGAATAGTTTGAATGCTCTTTGTGAACGTTATTATATCGATAATTCTGCAAGACGCGTTCATAGTGCGTTAATTGATGCCAGACTTTTAGCACAAGTTTTTTTGTCAATGACCGGTGGGCAAATTCAGATGTTTTTTATGAATGATCATCCTGAAATATGTGATATGGAGTATTATGATGTCGATAAAAATAAATTGTGTGATATATCATCAAGCAATTGTATTCAACTTCCTATGATAAGAGTAATTTATGCTAATAAATTTGAGGTTGAATTGCATGAGCGATATTTAAATATACTTGAAAAGAATAGTAGTCAGGGTGTTTGTATATGGCGTAATAAAAAATATATTGTGGTTAATAGGTCAAATAGTTAA